A window of Tripterygium wilfordii isolate XIE 37 chromosome 7, ASM1340144v1, whole genome shotgun sequence contains these coding sequences:
- the LOC120001648 gene encoding transcription factor TGA9-like isoform X4, whose amino-acid sequence MIYSTPKRRRLALLTSTRPAATLEMFPSWPIRFQQTPRPSSKSGGESTDSGSAANTLSSKADQATRLEPESPMSKKASSSDHYQAFDQKHLQLQTQQQQQLEMAGDISRSGPSHQQNQSPAKPSQEKRKGAAASERQLDAKTLRRLAQNREAARKSRLRKKAYVQQLESSRIRLSQLEQDLQRARSQGLLLGDCGGSSSISSGAAIFDMEYARWLEEDHRYMSELRTAMQAHLSDGDLRLMVDGYISHYDEIFQLKMVAAKSDIFHLITGMWTTPAERCFLWMGGFRPSDLIKMLISQLDPLTEQQVVGIYSLQHSSQQAEEALSQGLEQLQQSMIETIAAGPVVDGMQQMALALGKLANLEGFVRQADNLRQQTLHQLRRILTVKQAARCFLVIGEYYGRLRTLSSLWTSRPRESMMSDDNSCQTTTDLQMVRPSQNHFPSF is encoded by the exons ATGATTTACTCAACTCCAAAAAGGAGGAGATTAG CTTTATTGACATCAACCAGACCTGCAGCAACTCTGGAGATGTTCCCTTCATGGCCAATCAGATTCCAACAAACCCCAAGA CCGAGTTCGAAATCAGGAGGTGAAAGTACTGATTCAGGATCAGCAGCAAATACACTATCAAGTAAAGCTGATCAAGCCACACGGCTAGAGCCAGAATCTCCTATGAGTAAAAAGGCATCTTCTTCAGATCATTATCAGGCTTTTGATCAGAAGCATCTACAGCTTCAAAcccagcagcaacaacaattgGAGATGGCTGGTGATATCTCTAGAAGTGGACCATCACATCAACAGAATCAATCACCTGCTAAACCATCCCAAGAAAAG AGGAAGGGAGCAGCAGCTTCAGAAAGACAGCTTGATGCCAAG ACATTAAGACGTTTGGCTCAAAACAGAGAAGCTGCAAGGAAGAGCCGCCTGAGAAAAAAG GCCTATGTGCAGCAGCTAGAATCCAGTCGAATCAGGCTCTCCCAGCTGGAGCAAGACCTTCAAAGAGCCCGTTCTCAG GGTTTGCTATTGGGGGATTGTGGTGGTAGTTCAAGCATTAGTTCTG gGGCTGCAATATTTGACATGGAATATGCAAGATGGCTGGAGGAGGACCACCGGTACATGTCGGAGCTTCGAACAGCAATGCAGGCACATTTATCCGATGGTGACCTGAGATTAATGGTGGACGGATATATTTCACATTATGATGAAATCTTTCAGTTGAAAATGGTGGCCGCCAAATCCGACATCTTCCACCTCATCACCGGAATGTGGACTACTCCGGCTGAGCGTTGCTTCCTCTGGATGGGCGGATTCCGGCCGTCCGATCTCATCAAG ATGTTAATATCCCAATTAGACCCATTAACGGAGCAACAAGTGGTGGGGATTTATAGCCTCCAACACTCCTCACAGCAAGCAGAAGAGGCTCTGTCACAAGGCCTTGAACAGCTCCAACAGTCCATGATTGAAACAATCGCCGCCGGTCCCGTCGTCGACGGCATGCAACAGATGGCCCTCGCACTCGGCAAACTTGCCAATCTTGAAGGCTTCGTTCGCCAG GCCGATAATTTAAGACAGCAAACCCTCCACCAACTGCGGCGGATATTGACAGTGAAGCAGGCAGCGCGGTGTTTTCTGGTGATCGGAGAATATTATGGAAGGTTAAGAACTCTAAGTTCTCTTTGGACGTCTAGGCCACGAGA gtcgATGATGAGTGACGATAATTCGTGCCAAACAACAACAGATTTGCAGATGGTTCGGCCTTCACAGAATCACTTCCCAAGCTTCTGA
- the LOC120001648 gene encoding transcription factor TGA9-like isoform X2, which translates to MASHRVANTGFSDSGPSNHHLPYTILHGINSASSSFINQEGSTFDFGELEEAIVLQGIRNDESKAPLLTSTRPAATLEMFPSWPIRFQQTPRPSSKSGGESTDSGSAANTLSSKADQATRLEPESPMSKKASSSDHYQAFDQKHLQLQTQQQQQLEMAGDISRSGPSHQQNQSPAKPSQEKRKGAAASERQLDAKTLRRLAQNREAARKSRLRKKAYVQQLESSRIRLSQLEQDLQRARSQGLLLGDCGGSSSISSGAAIFDMEYARWLEEDHRYMSELRTAMQAHLSDGDLRLMVDGYISHYDEIFQLKMVAAKSDIFHLITGMWTTPAERCFLWMGGFRPSDLIKMLISQLDPLTEQQVVGIYSLQHSSQQAEEALSQGLEQLQQSMIETIAAGPVVDGMQQMALALGKLANLEGFVRQADNLRQQTLHQLRRILTVKQAARCFLVIGEYYGRLRTLSSLWTSRPRESMMSDDNSCQTTTDLQMVRPSQNHFPSF; encoded by the exons ATGGCGAGCCATAGAGTTGCAAATACTGGGTTTTCAGATTCAGGACCATCGAATCACCATCTCCCTTACACAATTCTTCATGGGATTAATTCTGCATCATCAAGTTTCAT CAATCAAGAAGGGTCTACTTTTGATTTTGGAGAGCTAGAGGAGGCAATTGTGCTGCAAGGGATTAGGAATGATGAATCCAAAGCAC CTTTATTGACATCAACCAGACCTGCAGCAACTCTGGAGATGTTCCCTTCATGGCCAATCAGATTCCAACAAACCCCAAGA CCGAGTTCGAAATCAGGAGGTGAAAGTACTGATTCAGGATCAGCAGCAAATACACTATCAAGTAAAGCTGATCAAGCCACACGGCTAGAGCCAGAATCTCCTATGAGTAAAAAGGCATCTTCTTCAGATCATTATCAGGCTTTTGATCAGAAGCATCTACAGCTTCAAAcccagcagcaacaacaattgGAGATGGCTGGTGATATCTCTAGAAGTGGACCATCACATCAACAGAATCAATCACCTGCTAAACCATCCCAAGAAAAG AGGAAGGGAGCAGCAGCTTCAGAAAGACAGCTTGATGCCAAG ACATTAAGACGTTTGGCTCAAAACAGAGAAGCTGCAAGGAAGAGCCGCCTGAGAAAAAAG GCCTATGTGCAGCAGCTAGAATCCAGTCGAATCAGGCTCTCCCAGCTGGAGCAAGACCTTCAAAGAGCCCGTTCTCAG GGTTTGCTATTGGGGGATTGTGGTGGTAGTTCAAGCATTAGTTCTG gGGCTGCAATATTTGACATGGAATATGCAAGATGGCTGGAGGAGGACCACCGGTACATGTCGGAGCTTCGAACAGCAATGCAGGCACATTTATCCGATGGTGACCTGAGATTAATGGTGGACGGATATATTTCACATTATGATGAAATCTTTCAGTTGAAAATGGTGGCCGCCAAATCCGACATCTTCCACCTCATCACCGGAATGTGGACTACTCCGGCTGAGCGTTGCTTCCTCTGGATGGGCGGATTCCGGCCGTCCGATCTCATCAAG ATGTTAATATCCCAATTAGACCCATTAACGGAGCAACAAGTGGTGGGGATTTATAGCCTCCAACACTCCTCACAGCAAGCAGAAGAGGCTCTGTCACAAGGCCTTGAACAGCTCCAACAGTCCATGATTGAAACAATCGCCGCCGGTCCCGTCGTCGACGGCATGCAACAGATGGCCCTCGCACTCGGCAAACTTGCCAATCTTGAAGGCTTCGTTCGCCAG GCCGATAATTTAAGACAGCAAACCCTCCACCAACTGCGGCGGATATTGACAGTGAAGCAGGCAGCGCGGTGTTTTCTGGTGATCGGAGAATATTATGGAAGGTTAAGAACTCTAAGTTCTCTTTGGACGTCTAGGCCACGAGA gtcgATGATGAGTGACGATAATTCGTGCCAAACAACAACAGATTTGCAGATGGTTCGGCCTTCACAGAATCACTTCCCAAGCTTCTGA
- the LOC120001648 gene encoding transcription factor TGA9-like isoform X3 gives MIYSTPKRRRLALLTSTRPAATLEMFPSWPIRFQQTPRVPSSKSGGESTDSGSAANTLSSKADQATRLEPESPMSKKASSSDHYQAFDQKHLQLQTQQQQQLEMAGDISRSGPSHQQNQSPAKPSQEKRKGAAASERQLDAKTLRRLAQNREAARKSRLRKKAYVQQLESSRIRLSQLEQDLQRARSQGLLLGDCGGSSSISSGAAIFDMEYARWLEEDHRYMSELRTAMQAHLSDGDLRLMVDGYISHYDEIFQLKMVAAKSDIFHLITGMWTTPAERCFLWMGGFRPSDLIKMLISQLDPLTEQQVVGIYSLQHSSQQAEEALSQGLEQLQQSMIETIAAGPVVDGMQQMALALGKLANLEGFVRQADNLRQQTLHQLRRILTVKQAARCFLVIGEYYGRLRTLSSLWTSRPRESMMSDDNSCQTTTDLQMVRPSQNHFPSF, from the exons ATGATTTACTCAACTCCAAAAAGGAGGAGATTAG CTTTATTGACATCAACCAGACCTGCAGCAACTCTGGAGATGTTCCCTTCATGGCCAATCAGATTCCAACAAACCCCAAGAGTA CCGAGTTCGAAATCAGGAGGTGAAAGTACTGATTCAGGATCAGCAGCAAATACACTATCAAGTAAAGCTGATCAAGCCACACGGCTAGAGCCAGAATCTCCTATGAGTAAAAAGGCATCTTCTTCAGATCATTATCAGGCTTTTGATCAGAAGCATCTACAGCTTCAAAcccagcagcaacaacaattgGAGATGGCTGGTGATATCTCTAGAAGTGGACCATCACATCAACAGAATCAATCACCTGCTAAACCATCCCAAGAAAAG AGGAAGGGAGCAGCAGCTTCAGAAAGACAGCTTGATGCCAAG ACATTAAGACGTTTGGCTCAAAACAGAGAAGCTGCAAGGAAGAGCCGCCTGAGAAAAAAG GCCTATGTGCAGCAGCTAGAATCCAGTCGAATCAGGCTCTCCCAGCTGGAGCAAGACCTTCAAAGAGCCCGTTCTCAG GGTTTGCTATTGGGGGATTGTGGTGGTAGTTCAAGCATTAGTTCTG gGGCTGCAATATTTGACATGGAATATGCAAGATGGCTGGAGGAGGACCACCGGTACATGTCGGAGCTTCGAACAGCAATGCAGGCACATTTATCCGATGGTGACCTGAGATTAATGGTGGACGGATATATTTCACATTATGATGAAATCTTTCAGTTGAAAATGGTGGCCGCCAAATCCGACATCTTCCACCTCATCACCGGAATGTGGACTACTCCGGCTGAGCGTTGCTTCCTCTGGATGGGCGGATTCCGGCCGTCCGATCTCATCAAG ATGTTAATATCCCAATTAGACCCATTAACGGAGCAACAAGTGGTGGGGATTTATAGCCTCCAACACTCCTCACAGCAAGCAGAAGAGGCTCTGTCACAAGGCCTTGAACAGCTCCAACAGTCCATGATTGAAACAATCGCCGCCGGTCCCGTCGTCGACGGCATGCAACAGATGGCCCTCGCACTCGGCAAACTTGCCAATCTTGAAGGCTTCGTTCGCCAG GCCGATAATTTAAGACAGCAAACCCTCCACCAACTGCGGCGGATATTGACAGTGAAGCAGGCAGCGCGGTGTTTTCTGGTGATCGGAGAATATTATGGAAGGTTAAGAACTCTAAGTTCTCTTTGGACGTCTAGGCCACGAGA gtcgATGATGAGTGACGATAATTCGTGCCAAACAACAACAGATTTGCAGATGGTTCGGCCTTCACAGAATCACTTCCCAAGCTTCTGA
- the LOC120001648 gene encoding transcription factor TGA9-like isoform X1, which produces MASHRVANTGFSDSGPSNHHLPYTILHGINSASSSFINQEGSTFDFGELEEAIVLQGIRNDESKAPLLTSTRPAATLEMFPSWPIRFQQTPRVPSSKSGGESTDSGSAANTLSSKADQATRLEPESPMSKKASSSDHYQAFDQKHLQLQTQQQQQLEMAGDISRSGPSHQQNQSPAKPSQEKRKGAAASERQLDAKTLRRLAQNREAARKSRLRKKAYVQQLESSRIRLSQLEQDLQRARSQGLLLGDCGGSSSISSGAAIFDMEYARWLEEDHRYMSELRTAMQAHLSDGDLRLMVDGYISHYDEIFQLKMVAAKSDIFHLITGMWTTPAERCFLWMGGFRPSDLIKMLISQLDPLTEQQVVGIYSLQHSSQQAEEALSQGLEQLQQSMIETIAAGPVVDGMQQMALALGKLANLEGFVRQADNLRQQTLHQLRRILTVKQAARCFLVIGEYYGRLRTLSSLWTSRPRESMMSDDNSCQTTTDLQMVRPSQNHFPSF; this is translated from the exons ATGGCGAGCCATAGAGTTGCAAATACTGGGTTTTCAGATTCAGGACCATCGAATCACCATCTCCCTTACACAATTCTTCATGGGATTAATTCTGCATCATCAAGTTTCAT CAATCAAGAAGGGTCTACTTTTGATTTTGGAGAGCTAGAGGAGGCAATTGTGCTGCAAGGGATTAGGAATGATGAATCCAAAGCAC CTTTATTGACATCAACCAGACCTGCAGCAACTCTGGAGATGTTCCCTTCATGGCCAATCAGATTCCAACAAACCCCAAGAGTA CCGAGTTCGAAATCAGGAGGTGAAAGTACTGATTCAGGATCAGCAGCAAATACACTATCAAGTAAAGCTGATCAAGCCACACGGCTAGAGCCAGAATCTCCTATGAGTAAAAAGGCATCTTCTTCAGATCATTATCAGGCTTTTGATCAGAAGCATCTACAGCTTCAAAcccagcagcaacaacaattgGAGATGGCTGGTGATATCTCTAGAAGTGGACCATCACATCAACAGAATCAATCACCTGCTAAACCATCCCAAGAAAAG AGGAAGGGAGCAGCAGCTTCAGAAAGACAGCTTGATGCCAAG ACATTAAGACGTTTGGCTCAAAACAGAGAAGCTGCAAGGAAGAGCCGCCTGAGAAAAAAG GCCTATGTGCAGCAGCTAGAATCCAGTCGAATCAGGCTCTCCCAGCTGGAGCAAGACCTTCAAAGAGCCCGTTCTCAG GGTTTGCTATTGGGGGATTGTGGTGGTAGTTCAAGCATTAGTTCTG gGGCTGCAATATTTGACATGGAATATGCAAGATGGCTGGAGGAGGACCACCGGTACATGTCGGAGCTTCGAACAGCAATGCAGGCACATTTATCCGATGGTGACCTGAGATTAATGGTGGACGGATATATTTCACATTATGATGAAATCTTTCAGTTGAAAATGGTGGCCGCCAAATCCGACATCTTCCACCTCATCACCGGAATGTGGACTACTCCGGCTGAGCGTTGCTTCCTCTGGATGGGCGGATTCCGGCCGTCCGATCTCATCAAG ATGTTAATATCCCAATTAGACCCATTAACGGAGCAACAAGTGGTGGGGATTTATAGCCTCCAACACTCCTCACAGCAAGCAGAAGAGGCTCTGTCACAAGGCCTTGAACAGCTCCAACAGTCCATGATTGAAACAATCGCCGCCGGTCCCGTCGTCGACGGCATGCAACAGATGGCCCTCGCACTCGGCAAACTTGCCAATCTTGAAGGCTTCGTTCGCCAG GCCGATAATTTAAGACAGCAAACCCTCCACCAACTGCGGCGGATATTGACAGTGAAGCAGGCAGCGCGGTGTTTTCTGGTGATCGGAGAATATTATGGAAGGTTAAGAACTCTAAGTTCTCTTTGGACGTCTAGGCCACGAGA gtcgATGATGAGTGACGATAATTCGTGCCAAACAACAACAGATTTGCAGATGGTTCGGCCTTCACAGAATCACTTCCCAAGCTTCTGA